The Henckelia pumila isolate YLH828 chromosome 2, ASM3356847v2, whole genome shotgun sequence genome includes a window with the following:
- the LOC140879838 gene encoding uncharacterized protein yields MNMEEEKRCPLCAEEMDWTDQQFKPCQCGYQVCVWCWHHIIDMAEKEETEGRCPACRAIYDKEKIVAMQTDCGRTANKNSNRKNKPPKVKPKTIEVKKDLTNVRVIQRKMVYVIGLPLSLADEDLLQRKEYFGQYGKVDKVSLSRTAGGAIQQFVNETCSVYITYSREEEAIRCIQSVHGFVLEGRFLRASFGTAKYCHAWLKNMPCNNPACLYLHSIGADEDSFGKDEVAAVHTRSRVQQIVGAIDYVVTRSGDMLPPPVDDIYSSNSAFTDKFATQSTMDGPGSLNGKGEIIFSLPSTENQGGIAAPHKLTTFVDIVGRSNCPDLEKDGNTHEERVLKLCSELSSVTTSGDIHGGQSYSFPNLFRVSSSNHMENGISKTIPDRPAREDSLLFEDQGSKDFYGPSQKSCFLHPSYAANISEDSCGPALLHNKTHSSGDFSVDHNNEHNREDEASLPIRCVNSVLSDAWQEMKFQNSSKSDRIYRSSSSFSNEEIVEHLRRLDDGNLPNDDENSGLEAVESSIISNIMSMDFDPWEGSLTKTNDASEFLDETRGLNGSSWNTLNSDQSAYSYFKRDGFASQVAGSVLRDFGDNKEQYLRKPQYPGTRAQSLAPPGFAVPSRDPPPGFSACERTGGMSRIQSGSPLMNTNSLSSTLLQHPSTEFSCGTDNANFINPAMLSCGVAKPPNGQKIPGFEMKPVSTPNRSAYEDDNNLWLMMQQQSLSAHKDSKLNQLFALQNPPLLHEFGHTNHMGNELSLDHIYGLSSRLVNQHQNYDTSSFTQLSQQKYVNGHISNTNGYHRRSFDDFQRKSDMPMTELGRNERLGVNKYFPGYGDLMFSSGDV; encoded by the exons GTCTGTGTTTGGTGTTGGCATCATATAATAGACATGGCAGAAAAAGAGGAAACAGAGGGAAGATGTCCTGCCTGTCGAGCAATCTATGATAAAGAGAAAATTGTTGCAATGCAAACGGATTGTGGAAG GACTGCAAATAAAAATTCGAATCGCAAAAACAAGCCACCAAAGGTCAAGCCAAAGACTATTGAAGTAAAGAAGGATCTTACCAATGTCAGAGTCATTCAACGGAAAATGGTGTATGTGATTGGTCTACCTCTTAGTCTTGCCGATGAAGAT TTATTACAGCGGAAAGAATATTTTGGTCAATATGGAAAAGTTGACAAGGTCTCTCTCTCAAGAACAGCTGGTGGTGCAATTCAGCAGTTTGTCAATGAGACTTGCAGTGT ATACATAACTTACTCAAGAGAGGAGGAGGCAATTCGATGTATTCAATCAGTGCATGGTTTTGTTCTAGAAGGTAGATTTTTAAG AGCATCATTTGGTACTGCAAAATATTGCCATGCATGGCTGAAAAACATG CCTTGCAACAATCCTGCTTGTTTATATTTGCATAGTATTGGAGCTGATGAAGATAGTTTTGGAAAAGATGAGGTTGCTGCAGTTCATACGAG GAGTAGGGTGCAACAAATTGTTGGTGCTATCGATTATGTGGTAACACGCTCTGGGGACATGTTGCCACCACCAGTGGATGATATCTACAGTAGTAACAGTGCATTTACTGACAAATTTGCTACTCAAAGTACCATG GATGGTCCTGGCTCCTTAAATGGCAAAGGAGAAATTATTTTCTCACTTCCTTCCACAGAAAACCAGGGAGGTATTGCAGCGCCCCATAAATTGACAACTTTTGTCGATATTGTTGGCCGTTCTAATTGTCCTGATCTCGAAAAAGATGGAAATACACATGAAGAAAGGGTTTTAAAATTATGCTCCGAATTATCTTCAGTTACAACAAGTGGAGATATACATGGGGGACAGTCATATTCTTTTCCTAACCTCTTTAGAGTTTCATCATCTAATCACATGGAAAATGGAATATCCAAAACTATCCCAGATAGACCAGCCAGGGAAGATTCATTATTATTCGAAGATCAAGGATCTAAAGATTTTTATGGTCCAAGTCAAAAGTCTTGTTTTCTTCATCCATCTTATGCTGCAAACATTTCGGAGGATTCCTGTGGGCCTGCATTGTTGCACAATAAGACTCACAGTTCGGGAGACTTCAGTGTGGATCACAACAATGAGCACAATCGTGAAGATGAGGCTTCTTTACCTATCAGATGTGTAAATTCAGTATTAAGTGATGCATGGCAGGAGatgaagttccaaaattcttcCAAATCAGATAGAATATATAGAAGCTCCAGTTCATTTTCCAATGAAGAGATAGTAGAGCACCTGCGAAGACTTGACGATGGTAACTTGCCCAATGATGACGAAAATTCTGGTTTAGAAGCTGTGGAGAGCAgtataatttcaaatatcatGTCCATGGACTTTGATCCGTGGGAAGGGTCTTTGACAAAGACTAATGATGCATCAGAGTTTCTTGATGAAACTCGTGGCTTGAATGGTTCTTCTTGGAATACCCTTAATAGTGATCAATCAGcttattcatattttaaaagGGATGGCTTTGCAAGTCAAGTGGCTGGGTCTGTCCTACGGGATTTTGGGGATAATAAGGAGCAGTATTTGCGCAAGCCTCAGTATCCAG GAACTAGAGCTCAAAGTTTGGCGCCGCCAGGGTTTGCAGTGCCCTCTAGAGATCCGCCTCCTGGGTTTTCTGCTTGTGAAAGGACAGGCGGCATGTCCCGTATCCAATCTG GAAGCCCTTTGATGAATACTAATTCTTTATCCAGCACTTTGCTTCAACACCCTTCGACCGAGTTCAGTTGTGGCACTGATAATGCCAATTTCATCAATCCTGCCATGTTAAGCTGTGGTGTAGCTAAACCACCGAACGGACAGAAAATCCCCGGCTTTGAAATGAAGCCAGTTAGCACACCAAATCGAAGTGCATATGAAGATGATAACAACCTCTGGCTTATGATGCAACAACAATCATTATCTGCACATAAAGACTCGAAACTCAACCAATTATTCGCCCTGCAAAATCCTCCTCTGCTACATGAATTTGGTCATACCAACCATATGGGGAATGAACTTTCTCTAGACCATATCTATGGCTTGTCGTCAAGGTTAGTCAATCAACATCAGAATTACGACACATCTTCCTTCACACAGTTGTCACAGCAGAAATATGTAAACGGGCACATCTCAAATACAAATGGATACCACAGGCGTAGTTTTGACGACTTTCAACGTAAAAGTGATATGCCGATGACAGAACTTGGGAGAAACGAGAGATTAGGAGTAAACAAGTACTTTCCTGGGTACGGGGATCTAATGTTTAGTTCAGGTGATGTATGA